Within the Enoplosus armatus isolate fEnoArm2 chromosome 9, fEnoArm2.hap1, whole genome shotgun sequence genome, the region gttgAGCAGCTATCACAAAAACAACCCTGGAATTCATCAACAGCCTTTGAAAGATAAGTGGGAATATATAAAATCAATAGCCCATCTTCCCAGAGATGTGCAACTGTGTTGTTCAACACAATTAAATTTCTATTGAGCATAAACAGGCGAGTAAACTCAAAGTCACATCTGCTCTCAAGTGAGCTTGTACCTGTAACTGTTTATTGACACGGGAGGGGAAAACCAGTCCAGGGCAGTCACAGAGTTTGACTGTCGGGGTGAGGTAGTAGGTCTGGAAGTATTTGGTGTGGCCTGGGGTTCGAGACACGCTAACCACTTTCCTACCCACAAGGCTGTTTATAACAGATGACTTGCCAACATTCGGAAAGCCTGGGGGGGAAAAGGATAGGTTTAAGATCAGTCTTTAATATTTACAAATTATGTTCCTAATTCAGTTTGCTGATGCTAGCCTGAAGTTGTCCAGTGGTCAAGTTCAACTGTATTCTTCATACATTTTCATACTGAAGCCTTtaactacagtatattttaaGATAAGATTAGATGGAACTTTATTCATCCCAAGGGAatttgttgtgcagcagttgcaaTACAGTATGATTTACTTCATGTGGACACGTGTGTCAATGTGTTAAGACATTAACCTGTTGGTTTActgtagtttttacattttgaatatcAGATTATCAAATTATCAACAGAGAAGAACATTCAACAGGTCCAATAAGGGATAGGGTGgaccttgttttctttcttaatcAAACTGAAGTGACATTAAATTGAGTCCCCAGATAAGCTTTGACTTATAAGTGACAACTCAGATGTGTACCTATGCAGCCCAGTGTGAGAATCCCATCTTTGTAGAGCTCCTGAGATGGGCTGCTCATCTCCATAGCGCTGTCACTTTGATGCTCCATCAGCACCGACTCTGCTCCTTCATCTGGCCGCTCCACATCCAGTCGCTCAGCAACAGCATCTCTCTGAATTTTCTGCTCCCAGCTGGATAGGTCAACTTTGAAAACAAGAAGTAACACTTTGAAGATCAACATGTGCATGTGCTACGATGTTCACAGAGTGGACAGCTGACAGATGCCTGAGTTATTATGGTTTTATTATGAGCATTGAAGATTAAGAGTAGACAGACGCCCACCTCTCCCTGCTGTGATCTCCTGACAGGCCTTGAGGATATCTAGAAGACCTCCTGCGTGATTCCAGTCagccttcctcctcatcctcttcttctggaGAACTACaagccagcagacagacagacaaatggtTATTCTTATCGCAACAAGAGCCAGTCAGGTTATTCTGGTGATATTGCACTCAAATAAATTCACTGAGTGGCAAgtttatttcaatttcaatgaCTGATGTCATCTTTTATATGTCACTCAGTCCTCTTCCTATCCCACCAGTTTCTCCCTACCTCCCACCCTCCCCCTATTCTGCCTCCCCTCACCTGTGCTGTAGGGTtgtccagggtgggaggtgAAGCAGACTATTTGCAGATGGGGGAACTGGGAGGTCATGTAGTGTTTCCAGGCGATCACCAGTGGGGGAGGACACAGGTCGGCTTTGTTCAACACCAGGACCACCTGCTTCTGGAGATCTCCTGTGATGTAGTGGTACAGGGTTGGAGGGAACTGCAGCACCTGGGTGGTTTGCATGAGGATACACCTTGTTAAAATAGTAATTATGGCCTTTTCAAGAAATAAACCACTAGATCACACCCTTATTAATAGGAGCAAGACAAGTTGTGCTGTTTTTAACTTTACATAATACTGGAAACTCTAAATAAAGGAACCTAATTCACTTCAAATAAAGTATATCTGGCATGTTAGAAGTTAGAATAAGTATGTCAGGAGCTGATGTTTTATAATTAGAACCAAAGAACTGGGTTTAATTTTAACTTGGAATCAAATCATGAAAAGCaaatcacactgacacacatctTGAACAGTGTTAAATGCAACCATGTTCACTGAGTTTATCAACACAACTACAACAATATATGTAAGATTTaattagacacacacaaacgtgaGACATTGCTAAACTGAACTGCTGATCTGAGGGTCTTAAGTTTTGCTTTTATCTCCAAAGAtacaacattatatatatatgtgtctaTGACCAAATtgccaaataaaaacatgacaaatttgaaaatgtgtcatgTAAATAAACTGATAAATAATTAACACCATGTCAGCTGTTCAGATGGATGTCGACTGTGTCTCCATCTAGTGGTCTGATCCATCTTGCATATGGACCTTTTGCTTACATCACCTACCGGATGCCTGATGTCCACGATGAGCAGAATGACATCTGACATCTCCAACACTCTCCATAGCTGCCTCCATgtctaaaagaaagaaaaagggaatgGGGAAGTAAGGTGAGGTTTAATATTGTAGACCAAAAAAGTAATTAATCcacaatttttgtttttattcagcatGAAAGCTCATTAGGAAACAATGGTAAAagatttggatttttttaaaactactttaggctaatatttatttttctgtttaatgctCAATTGAAATACTATGAAAATAATATCCAGTCTAACAGGCAAAACAATCTGTTCAAACAAGCAGCttattcatgttattttttCCATCATTTTGATCCTCAGCTCCACTTAAAAAGCCATCATCTCTAGATTACTGAGAGTCACTTATCACACCACCAGCTGCTCAAGCCCAGCTTCTACTGTGCCTCCTGAGCTCAACCCACGCTTTGAAATTAAATGATCTGCAGGgtgtttgaatttgaaaaatagTGTTACCATTTTCACAGCCTGAGCAATATCACAGCATGAAAGATGCAATGGTACTtggtaaaatatcagaaaatacaCAGGTATGTCATACAATTCTTACTTCCCTACATGATCCAACTTTACCACAATGAAGTATTCAGTTCATAGTACATCCTGGTGTTACACTGGATAACAACCTCAACAGTTATGTCTTTAAGACGAGAGTGGCAAAGCAAAACTGCTGGGTAATTATCAGTTTACAGGAAAGTCATTAACAAGCAGGATTTCTTCATGCTGTTATCTGTTGTCAAAGGGTTCAACAGGATTTATAAAACTAATTTTGCTCAGAAAAGGTGCTGGCACTCTGAGCTTTTAAAACCTGGTTCTCatataacaaaaataattaaacgACTGAATGCTAAACCTACTGCTCTCAGCTGAAGAAAACAATTAATactgaggggagagagggtTGAAATCAAGTGTGTACATGGGAGAAGGTTAATAAATGGACTAATCCTGGTTCACCAGGAAATTGGTGAGGTCTGAACTGTATTGCATCACGTGCAGAGTGATTTAATACAaagaatggagtgaatttttgACTTGCTGGGTTCATTGCAAGGACACAGACTGGCAAATTATCTGAACTGGGGTATTAATATGCAATAGCAGTAACTGCCATGTTTCTGGCATTGTGCAAAATTCAGTCCACCATCTTGGTAAGTTTTCATCTTTGTCTGAGTTAGTTTAGGTTGCTAACAAAAGGTTGAatcttgtaaaacaaaaattaagCTGCGTCATTCACCATGGCATTGTTATGCCCCACATCTGGTCTAATTGTttgatttcaaaacaaaattaaataaataggaataaaagaaaagtttctgGTGCACCAATGGAGTTTATCAACGGAGTGCATCAATTAATAACATACCTCCAGATTGTGCTCAAAATGGCTGAGAGAGCCAGGCGGGTTTCTGGAGTGTAGGTCATCCAGGTAGTCTCTGTACgacttctcctctttcctcagcAGGTTCTCTCGTGTCATCTCATAATTCCAGGACGGCCGTCGAGGGAGACCAAGACCTGGCAGTGAATAATCAAGTTTCAGAGTGTCAAACCGTGACCCACTCCATTAACCTACTCTGCTCATCTGTTTGGCTCATTTTGAGATTGTCATGTGGGAAGCATTAAAGAacagccagacctttctctgagGGGTAGATGTCATTGATGTCGATCTCAAGTTCTTTGTCTGAGACCGGCTGCAGCACCTTCTCCCTGGCtaacttcttcctcttttccacGTCCTCTTTACTCTCCTTCTCAAAGTGCAGTCGGAACCTGAAGAAAGGAGTGCAAGGGGGATGTCAATAAGGCTACTATCACAAAAAATTgatgatttaaataattttcAGAACATGCAAATTTAAAACGTGATCCACTCGGTGGAAGACCTCTCTTATTGTTTTTAGGAACATGGCGGGCGAAGAGCTGTTCTTGTAATGcatttaatattcaacaaatcACCCGCAAAAGCTTTGCAAGGCAACCGTAAACAAGTCGCAGATTCAATTACATCATCAATGGAGTCTTGTCATTGGTTCGCTTGCTTCATGTGAAAGCGCCCTTCGTCAGAAGGAAGTAACCCTTGACGTGATTGGCCCTGCAATGTTACTGCTTTCATTCCCAGAAATGTTA harbors:
- the gnl1 gene encoding guanine nucleotide-binding protein-like 1 — translated: MPRKKPFSNKQKKKQLQVKRERKRGDYICRSGPSSRNASVERGGERQSDTSDSETTDVRRINQQPFSREGRYDPNRFRLHFEKESKEDVEKRKKLAREKVLQPVSDKELEIDINDIYPSEKGLGLPRRPSWNYEMTRENLLRKEEKSYRDYLDDLHSRNPPGSLSHFEHNLETWRQLWRVLEMSDVILLIVDIRHPVLQFPPTLYHYITGDLQKQVVLVLNKADLCPPPLVIAWKHYMTSQFPHLQIVCFTSHPGQPYSTVLQKKRMRRKADWNHAGGLLDILKACQEITAGRVDLSSWEQKIQRDAVAERLDVERPDEGAESVLMEHQSDSAMEMSSPSQELYKDGILTLGCIGFPNVGKSSVINSLVGRKVVSVSRTPGHTKYFQTYYLTPTVKLCDCPGLVFPSRVNKQLQILAGIYPVSQLQEPYSSVGYLCERTPFLSVLKLNHPSLLENKAHQRTQGSEELSWTAWDVCEAWADRRGYKTAKAARNDVYRAANSLLRLAIDGRLCLCLRPPGYSCLREHWENHPDLPEIMALQGRATEEEGTGERDDDDDGESSTEPEEERDRDADDDEDGDDEDEGFGHPRQKEDKPSGFTVNMYNVLRENECE